Proteins encoded by one window of Paenibacillus urinalis:
- a CDS encoding FAD-binding oxidoreductase encodes MSSKVKLTGRVIFKGDPGYEAARKNWDPHTDRFPKVFVFAQKTQDVANAIRWARQNHVPLRARSGRHALEGNLSQINGGIVIDVSEMKKITLDKKSGTVIVETGNQVGRIVDTLARQGFMAPFGDSPTVGIGGITPGGGIGPLQRTTGLICDNLIGLEMVDAKGRVIRANHKQNSDLLWASRGGGGGNFGIYTQYKFKVLPAPAKATVFSITWPWEQFEEVVRKWQVWAPNASNKLGSELSVGPKKGGNVSMLGIYLGSKVKALHQLKPILSVGTPTQKVIRYLPYTEATKFMLAPDPVLTQRYSNQFSSGFGKQPFPDKAYKVMREFLEKAEGGTPAGFFFLNWGGAVSRVAPQATAFYWRQAKYYVEWNSSWVKPSHAARNIALARNTRKKLKPYIVGSYINVPDQGIKCPGPVYYGKNYARLKKIKAKYDPKNVFNNPQSIPPA; translated from the coding sequence ATGAGTTCAAAAGTTAAGCTCACAGGGCGAGTCATTTTTAAGGGAGACCCTGGTTACGAAGCTGCTCGTAAGAATTGGGACCCGCATACAGATCGATTTCCTAAGGTGTTCGTTTTTGCACAAAAAACACAGGATGTGGCCAATGCCATCCGATGGGCTCGTCAAAATCATGTTCCATTGCGCGCCAGAAGTGGAAGACACGCCCTGGAAGGGAATCTTTCACAGATCAATGGCGGCATTGTCATCGATGTAAGTGAGATGAAGAAGATTACTTTGGATAAAAAGAGCGGAACGGTCATCGTTGAGACAGGTAATCAGGTAGGAAGAATTGTGGATACGCTCGCGCGGCAAGGGTTTATGGCTCCATTCGGTGATAGCCCAACAGTGGGAATTGGAGGTATAACGCCAGGAGGGGGGATTGGACCGCTGCAACGGACAACAGGCCTCATCTGCGACAATCTCATCGGACTTGAAATGGTTGACGCGAAGGGGAGAGTCATTCGAGCAAATCACAAACAAAATTCGGATTTATTGTGGGCTTCCCGTGGCGGTGGCGGCGGCAACTTCGGCATCTATACCCAATATAAATTTAAAGTCCTGCCTGCTCCAGCCAAAGCTACCGTATTTAGCATCACGTGGCCTTGGGAGCAATTTGAGGAAGTCGTAAGGAAATGGCAGGTATGGGCTCCTAACGCCAGCAACAAATTAGGCAGCGAGTTAAGTGTCGGTCCTAAAAAAGGCGGTAATGTCAGCATGTTAGGAATCTACCTCGGCTCAAAGGTCAAGGCGCTTCACCAGCTGAAACCTATTCTCAGCGTGGGCACGCCGACTCAAAAAGTAATTCGTTACCTGCCTTACACGGAAGCTACGAAATTCATGCTTGCCCCCGATCCGGTGCTTACTCAAAGATATAGCAATCAGTTTTCAAGTGGTTTTGGGAAACAGCCATTTCCCGATAAAGCCTATAAAGTGATGCGCGAATTTCTGGAGAAAGCTGAGGGAGGGACTCCGGCAGGCTTCTTTTTCCTAAACTGGGGCGGAGCCGTAAGCAGAGTAGCTCCACAAGCAACGGCGTTCTACTGGCGACAAGCTAAATACTATGTGGAATGGAATAGTTCGTGGGTTAAACCATCCCATGCAGCCCGAAATATTGCCTTGGCCCGGAACACAAGGAAGAAATTAAAGCCTTATATTGTAGGTTCCTACATCAATGTTCCTGACCAAGGGATTAAATGTCCAGGGCCCGTCTATTACGGGAAGAACTATGCTAGGTTGAAGAAAATCAAAGCGAAATACGATCCGAAAAATGTATTCAACAATCCGCAAAGTATTCCTCCAGCATAA
- a CDS encoding type 1 glutamine amidotransferase has product MSLLNIIVFRHFSFDDPSVIVSWSKQAGHDLIVHDPANGIPPEWLHSLDLLVIQGGPMSIYQETEYPWLIQEKHFVRDVIEAGKKVLGICLGAQMIAEILGGTVSPIGANKEIGWHQIYRNKERHPWLAQLPEHFISFSWHGDTFSMPEGARHLMYSEACGQQAFAYGDHVLALQFHLESTPDCIEEMLSRWSHELIDLSFIQQDAGIREGMNHSEPANRLLKGILDQIALSISESADESVLSS; this is encoded by the coding sequence GTGAGCCTATTGAACATCATTGTTTTCCGTCATTTTTCATTTGATGATCCATCCGTAATCGTGTCGTGGTCCAAACAAGCTGGGCATGATCTGATCGTACATGACCCTGCCAACGGGATACCGCCGGAATGGCTTCACTCGTTAGACCTGCTCGTTATTCAAGGGGGACCCATGAGTATCTACCAGGAAACGGAATACCCTTGGCTTATTCAAGAGAAGCACTTTGTAAGAGATGTCATTGAAGCGGGGAAGAAGGTGCTTGGGATATGTTTGGGAGCACAGATGATCGCAGAAATCTTGGGAGGAACGGTATCTCCGATTGGAGCAAATAAGGAGATTGGATGGCATCAAATCTACAGAAATAAGGAACGTCATCCTTGGCTGGCTCAGCTTCCGGAACATTTTATTTCTTTTTCATGGCATGGTGATACCTTCTCAATGCCTGAAGGTGCCAGACATCTGATGTACTCGGAAGCTTGCGGTCAGCAAGCATTTGCCTATGGTGATCATGTCTTGGCCTTGCAGTTTCACTTAGAGTCAACACCCGATTGCATCGAGGAAATGCTGTCCAGATGGTCACATGAACTGATCGATTTATCATTTATTCAGCAGGATGCAGGAATTCGCGAAGGGATGAATCATAGTGAACCTGCGAACAGGCTGCTGAAGGGAATATTGGATCAAATTGCGTTGAGCATATCAGAAAGCGCAGACGAAAGCGTGCTTTCATCATAA
- a CDS encoding heavy metal translocating P-type ATPase → MDPLSNNHYSTNDKLTDHTYQQANLKITGMSCAACSARIEKGLSKLPGVKRVNVNLTLESGQVEFVSGALQASDLIHQIRQFGYEAYIQTTDEESLVLRERELQRKKWKWILSAILSFPLLWSMVSHFSFTSGIGVPDVLFIPIVQWLLATPVQFYFGATFYKGACKALKNRSANMDVLVALGTSSAYFYSVYLILMTSTGGVLGHIHQAVDGAGQAPLQLYFETSAVLITLILFGKWLEALARGRAVRSIRSLMQLAPQTARVVRNGKIIEIPSEHVHTNDLVLVKPGEKIPVDGIVEEGASSVDESMLTGESLPVDKKLGDTVAGATLNINGRLVIRATQVGADSALARIIHIVEQAQGSKAPIQRVADTLSGIFVPVVISLAAITFLFSLLFESTGSLSTALEKAIAVLVIACPCALGLATPTSIMAGSGRAAEFGILFKGGEHLENAGYIQTVILDKTGTVTHGKPMLTDVITSQDWSSNEMLKRVGIAELSSEHPIAQAITEGIEDRGIKILLKPERFENMPGYGVRARGYSQDILVGTRRLLTDAKVRIPAEAGVQMSELEGQGKTVLLVAINNQWAGMVAVADTVKETSAQAVSRLQAMGIEVVLMTGDNERTALAVASQVGISKVTANVLPEEKAAEVKRLQQLGHQVAMVGDGINDGPALAVSDVGISVGTSTGIAAEAAEVILMRGDLNQVADAIQLSKSTMRNIKQNLFWALAYNVVGIPIAAMGLLAPWLAGAAMAFSSVSVVLNSLRLQKLKL, encoded by the coding sequence ATGGACCCACTTTCGAATAATCACTATTCAACGAACGATAAATTAACAGACCATACTTATCAGCAAGCGAATCTAAAAATAACAGGGATGTCGTGTGCCGCATGCTCAGCTCGAATCGAAAAAGGCCTCAGCAAGCTTCCCGGAGTGAAGCGAGTAAATGTGAACCTTACTTTAGAATCAGGACAGGTTGAGTTCGTATCAGGAGCACTACAAGCTTCAGATCTTATCCATCAGATCAGGCAATTTGGATATGAGGCGTACATTCAAACAACAGATGAAGAATCTCTTGTACTGAGAGAACGGGAACTACAACGAAAAAAATGGAAGTGGATCTTGTCAGCGATACTCTCTTTTCCCTTATTGTGGTCCATGGTTTCCCATTTTTCGTTCACCTCTGGAATAGGTGTCCCTGACGTGTTATTCATTCCTATTGTTCAATGGTTATTGGCAACGCCGGTACAGTTCTATTTTGGCGCGACTTTCTATAAAGGTGCGTGTAAAGCGTTGAAAAACCGAAGTGCCAATATGGATGTACTGGTCGCCCTTGGGACAAGCTCGGCTTATTTTTATAGTGTGTATCTTATTTTGATGACCAGTACCGGGGGGGTGCTGGGTCATATTCACCAGGCGGTAGATGGGGCCGGACAAGCTCCACTCCAGCTTTATTTTGAAACAAGTGCAGTGCTGATTACGTTAATTTTGTTCGGCAAATGGCTGGAGGCTCTGGCTAGAGGAAGAGCTGTAAGGTCCATCCGCAGTTTGATGCAGTTAGCTCCGCAAACGGCAAGAGTCGTTCGAAATGGCAAGATTATTGAAATCCCCTCTGAACATGTCCATACCAATGATCTTGTTCTTGTAAAGCCAGGCGAGAAGATTCCTGTGGATGGAATCGTGGAAGAGGGAGCTTCCTCGGTAGATGAATCCATGTTAACCGGAGAGAGTCTGCCAGTGGACAAGAAGCTTGGCGACACTGTTGCTGGAGCAACACTTAACATCAATGGTCGTCTCGTTATACGTGCGACACAAGTAGGAGCTGACAGCGCCTTGGCAAGGATCATTCACATTGTCGAGCAGGCTCAGGGATCAAAGGCTCCCATCCAGCGTGTTGCAGATACCTTATCAGGAATATTCGTGCCTGTCGTTATTAGTCTGGCTGCGATTACATTTTTATTTTCATTATTATTTGAGAGCACAGGCAGCTTGAGTACTGCTCTGGAAAAAGCAATTGCTGTATTGGTCATCGCCTGTCCATGCGCACTGGGTCTAGCGACTCCGACATCCATCATGGCTGGTTCGGGTCGTGCAGCTGAATTCGGTATCCTGTTTAAAGGTGGGGAGCACCTTGAGAATGCAGGTTATATTCAGACCGTGATATTAGATAAAACCGGAACCGTCACTCACGGGAAACCGATGTTGACCGATGTAATTACTTCGCAGGACTGGTCCTCGAACGAAATGTTGAAACGAGTAGGAATTGCGGAGCTCAGCTCGGAGCATCCCATTGCTCAAGCCATAACGGAAGGGATAGAAGACAGGGGCATTAAAATTCTGCTTAAACCAGAGCGGTTTGAGAATATGCCGGGGTACGGCGTTCGCGCCCGCGGTTACAGCCAGGACATTCTTGTGGGAACGCGGCGGCTGCTTACGGATGCGAAGGTACGGATTCCTGCTGAAGCAGGGGTTCAAATGTCTGAGCTTGAAGGTCAAGGGAAAACGGTGCTGCTCGTGGCAATCAATAATCAATGGGCAGGAATGGTCGCTGTCGCTGATACCGTGAAAGAAACCTCTGCACAGGCCGTCAGCCGTCTTCAAGCAATGGGGATTGAAGTGGTATTAATGACGGGAGACAATGAGCGTACGGCTCTGGCTGTTGCGAGTCAGGTAGGAATCTCCAAAGTCACTGCAAATGTCCTCCCCGAGGAGAAAGCGGCAGAAGTAAAGAGACTGCAGCAATTGGGACATCAGGTAGCTATGGTAGGAGACGGGATTAATGATGGGCCTGCACTTGCTGTCTCTGATGTAGGCATATCTGTAGGCACTAGTACGGGAATAGCCGCAGAAGCAGCAGAAGTTATATTGATGCGCGGAGATCTGAATCAAGTTGCTGACGCGATCCAATTAAGTAAAAGCACGATGCGTAATATCAAGCAAAATCTATTTTGGGCGCTTGCCTATAATGTAGTGGGCATTCCCATTGCTGCTATGGGTCTCTTAGCACCGTGGCTGGCTGGTGCAGCGATGGCGTTCAGCTCTGTTTCGGTTGTGCTGAATTCCCTGCGTCTCCAGAAATTGAAGCTGTGA
- a CDS encoding glycosyl hydrolase codes for MVQLFKKSSAILMVFALLVGLVTVPAQADDAPLLTIESEDAQLSSDLQVVTEIYGQPKPGYTGDGFVWMQGSGTITFNVTVPETGMYEVSSRYMQEVSPDGRQQSLAVNGVTKSTFMLPYATTWSDYNYGFFKLNQGSNTIQLKAGWGFAYFDSFTVDHADLDPLDVQPVLTDTQATPETQLLMNYLTEVYGNHIISGQQEIYGGGNDGDYELEFEWIHDLTGKYPAIRGFDFMNYNPLYGWEDGTTDRMIDWVNNRGGIATAAWHINVPKNFTTYQLGQAVDWKDATYKPSETNFNTANAVIPGTKEYQYVMMTIEDLAEQLLILQDNNVPVLFRPYHEAEGNGGLNGEGAWFWWASAGAEVYKDLWDLLYTELTETYDLHNLIWTYNSYVYSTSPAWYPGDDQVDLVGYDKYNTVYNRDDGLSGVPNEDAITSIFYKLVDLTNGTKMVAMTENDTVPSLQNLVEEKSGWLYFCPWYGEHLMSSAFNYPATLTTLYQSDYVITLDELPNLQSNNPTPNASLSPSNIEFDKYTPNQSDQTIILNSNSHTLTAIRMGTQALTPSQDYTLSGNTLVLKKEFLSQMQVGEHTFTFDFSQGQDPTLKVKVVNSTPSAASISPVNTTFDKAANLQQNITIALSLNGLQLISINNSSYALISGQDYTVTGSSVVLNKSYLSTLPLGQSTINFQFSGGGQAILTVNIADSGVTVPSPDGAITIQAYNGNTSTSTNGISPKFKVVNSGTSDISLSDVKIRYYYTIDGEQGQSFWSDWSSVGSANVSSAFVKLTTPVSGADHYLEISFSSAAGTLSPGQSAEVQTRFSKNNWSNYTQSNDYSFNATSTQYVNSNQVTGYLNNQLSWGIEP; via the coding sequence ATGGTACAATTGTTCAAAAAGTCAAGCGCAATACTGATGGTATTCGCTCTGCTCGTAGGGTTAGTAACAGTCCCTGCTCAAGCAGACGACGCCCCACTCTTGACTATCGAAAGTGAAGATGCTCAGCTCAGTTCTGATCTTCAAGTGGTCACGGAAATCTACGGCCAGCCTAAGCCTGGATACACAGGAGATGGATTTGTCTGGATGCAGGGTTCCGGGACGATTACCTTCAACGTGACTGTCCCAGAAACAGGCATGTATGAAGTTTCATCACGGTATATGCAGGAGGTAAGTCCTGACGGCAGGCAACAATCACTCGCGGTAAATGGGGTTACAAAATCAACTTTTATGCTGCCCTATGCGACTACTTGGTCCGATTACAATTATGGATTTTTCAAACTAAATCAAGGCAGCAATACGATTCAACTGAAGGCCGGCTGGGGATTTGCATATTTCGATTCCTTCACTGTAGATCATGCTGATCTTGATCCCCTGGATGTACAGCCTGTCCTCACAGATACTCAAGCGACACCTGAGACTCAGCTTCTTATGAATTACTTAACTGAAGTGTATGGTAACCATATTATCTCGGGTCAGCAGGAGATCTATGGAGGCGGTAATGACGGCGATTATGAGCTCGAATTTGAATGGATCCATGATCTAACGGGCAAGTATCCAGCCATTCGCGGCTTTGACTTTATGAACTATAATCCACTGTACGGCTGGGAAGACGGCACGACTGATCGGATGATCGACTGGGTAAACAATCGAGGCGGTATTGCGACAGCCGCTTGGCATATCAATGTACCCAAGAATTTCACGACCTATCAGCTTGGGCAGGCTGTAGATTGGAAGGATGCCACCTATAAGCCATCCGAAACCAATTTCAATACAGCAAATGCGGTCATACCTGGTACGAAAGAGTATCAATACGTCATGATGACGATTGAGGATCTGGCGGAGCAGCTGCTAATCTTGCAGGATAACAATGTACCCGTTCTATTCCGTCCTTATCATGAGGCCGAAGGAAACGGAGGCTTGAATGGAGAAGGTGCATGGTTCTGGTGGGCTTCAGCAGGTGCAGAAGTATACAAAGATCTATGGGATCTGCTCTATACCGAACTAACTGAAACGTACGACTTGCACAACTTGATCTGGACTTATAACAGCTATGTGTACAGTACATCTCCCGCATGGTATCCAGGAGATGATCAGGTCGATCTTGTAGGCTACGATAAATACAATACGGTCTACAATCGCGATGACGGATTGTCCGGCGTTCCGAACGAGGACGCCATTACTTCAATTTTCTATAAGCTGGTTGATCTGACGAATGGAACAAAGATGGTGGCCATGACCGAGAATGATACCGTTCCGAGCTTACAGAATTTAGTTGAGGAAAAATCCGGCTGGCTCTACTTCTGTCCATGGTATGGTGAGCATCTGATGAGTTCTGCCTTCAACTATCCTGCCACACTGACAACTCTATATCAAAGTGATTATGTCATTACGTTAGATGAGCTTCCGAATCTGCAATCCAATAATCCAACTCCAAATGCATCCCTATCACCCTCCAACATTGAATTCGACAAGTATACACCTAATCAGAGTGACCAAACCATCATCCTAAATTCAAACAGCCATACGTTAACTGCGATCCGTATGGGCACTCAGGCACTCACCCCGAGCCAGGACTATACCTTAAGCGGTAACACACTTGTACTCAAAAAAGAATTCTTGTCACAGATGCAAGTTGGCGAACATACCTTCACATTTGATTTCAGTCAAGGTCAAGATCCTACACTTAAAGTTAAGGTCGTCAATTCAACACCGAGTGCTGCGTCAATCTCACCCGTAAATACCACATTCGATAAAGCAGCCAATCTTCAGCAAAACATTACAATTGCTCTTTCCTTGAATGGACTACAGCTCATCAGTATTAATAATAGCAGTTATGCGCTTATATCCGGTCAGGATTATACGGTGACAGGCTCTTCTGTCGTTTTGAACAAATCCTATCTGTCCACTCTGCCGCTTGGCCAGAGTACGATCAACTTCCAATTCAGCGGAGGTGGTCAAGCCATCCTTACCGTGAATATTGCTGACAGCGGCGTAACCGTTCCCTCCCCTGACGGGGCCATCACGATTCAAGCTTATAATGGCAACACAAGTACATCTACCAACGGAATCTCGCCTAAATTCAAAGTAGTTAACTCGGGGACTTCCGACATTTCATTGAGTGATGTCAAGATTCGGTATTACTACACCATTGACGGGGAACAAGGGCAGAGCTTCTGGTCTGATTGGTCCAGCGTAGGAAGTGCTAATGTGAGCAGTGCTTTCGTTAAACTGACGACTCCGGTTTCCGGGGCTGATCATTACTTGGAGATTAGTTTCTCTAGTGCGGCTGGAACATTAAGCCCCGGTCAGAGTGCAGAAGTTCAAACACGCTTCTCTAAAAACAACTGGTCCAATTACACGCAATCGAACGACTACTCCTTTAATGCGACCAGCACACAATATGTAAATAGCAATCAAGTTACTGGATATTTGAACAATCAGCTTAGCTGGGGCATTGAACCGTAA
- a CDS encoding manganese catalase family protein, which translates to MFRHQKELQFEVKVDRPDPMLARQVQEVLGGQFGEMTVMMQYLFQGFNCRGEEKYKDMLMDIGTEEIGHVEMLCALISQLLDGSSPEAQDEAAKDPVTAAIMGGVNPQHLLVSGLGGLPSNSNGVPWNGSYIVASGNLLADMRSNLHAESQGRLQVARLYHMTTDEGVRATFRKMLARDRYHQYQWMAAIQELEEKNGVVVPATFPPEAELESQPEAYEFWNLSEGNESSEGLWATGSAPDGTGNFVYVAEPVAKGQVYKPAVPPESIHHDLDPQN; encoded by the coding sequence ATGTTCCGTCATCAGAAAGAATTGCAGTTTGAAGTTAAGGTTGATCGTCCAGATCCGATGCTGGCACGTCAGGTTCAAGAAGTACTTGGTGGTCAGTTTGGAGAAATGACGGTCATGATGCAGTATTTATTCCAGGGCTTTAATTGCCGTGGTGAAGAGAAGTACAAGGATATGCTGATGGACATCGGTACCGAAGAAATTGGACATGTTGAAATGCTCTGTGCATTGATCAGTCAGTTGCTTGATGGTTCTTCTCCAGAGGCACAGGATGAGGCGGCAAAAGATCCAGTGACCGCAGCGATTATGGGCGGGGTGAACCCGCAGCATTTGCTCGTTAGTGGTCTTGGTGGACTACCAAGTAATTCAAATGGTGTACCTTGGAATGGGTCTTACATTGTAGCCAGCGGCAATTTGCTCGCAGATATGCGTTCTAACCTCCATGCAGAAAGCCAAGGCAGACTTCAAGTGGCGAGACTATACCATATGACAACGGATGAAGGGGTTCGTGCAACGTTCCGAAAGATGCTGGCACGTGATCGCTATCACCAATATCAATGGATGGCAGCCATTCAAGAGCTGGAGGAGAAAAACGGAGTTGTCGTTCCAGCTACCTTCCCTCCGGAAGCAGAATTGGAATCACAGCCAGAAGCTTATGAATTCTGGAATCTGTCTGAAGGCAATGAATCCTCCGAAGGACTGTGGGCTACGGGCAGCGCTCCTGACGGAACAGGTAACTTTGTCTATGTAGCAGAACCGGTAGCTAAAGGCCAAGTATATAAACCTGCTGTTCCACCAGAATCCATTCATCATGATCTGGATCCACAAAACTAA
- a CDS encoding alpha/beta hydrolase has product MKIGDPIPWRDVLTDEGTHTITGDVRIFNAFPIIQLQIERRIWIYLPGSYNIGEQRYPVIYMQDGQNVFDQATSWGTEWGVDETLSQMGLENPSLEAIVVAVDHGGKERNNEYNFTVNDEYGFGGKGEAYTAFLAETLKPYIDKHFRTRPEPEHTTIAGSSFGAYIALYTAIRYPEQFGRVGGISFVMWHDNGAIMQLIQSSVLSPALRVYLSIGGQETDNPEFNKTAYEHVELARQTLIAAGVPEDRVRFDAVPEGTHHESTWSKLFPEAHRWLLQP; this is encoded by the coding sequence ATGAAGATTGGTGATCCTATACCTTGGAGAGATGTTCTTACTGACGAGGGAACGCATACTATAACGGGGGATGTCCGAATATTCAATGCATTTCCAATAATTCAGCTGCAAATCGAGCGCAGAATCTGGATATATCTGCCTGGCAGCTATAACATTGGAGAACAGAGATATCCGGTCATTTATATGCAAGATGGACAGAATGTATTTGATCAAGCAACATCCTGGGGCACCGAATGGGGTGTAGATGAGACCCTTTCGCAGATGGGACTTGAGAATCCTTCTTTAGAAGCGATCGTGGTCGCCGTTGACCATGGGGGCAAGGAACGTAATAATGAATACAATTTTACAGTCAACGACGAGTATGGCTTCGGCGGCAAAGGTGAGGCGTACACTGCTTTCCTGGCAGAAACGCTCAAGCCTTATATCGATAAACACTTTCGTACACGCCCAGAACCAGAGCATACAACGATTGCCGGGAGCTCTTTTGGTGCCTATATCGCACTTTATACGGCCATTCGCTATCCAGAACAATTTGGCCGTGTAGGCGGGATTTCCTTTGTTATGTGGCACGATAACGGCGCGATTATGCAATTGATCCAGAGCTCAGTGTTATCACCCGCTCTGCGGGTCTATCTTAGCATTGGAGGACAAGAAACTGACAATCCCGAATTTAATAAGACCGCGTACGAGCATGTTGAGCTTGCCCGTCAGACGCTGATTGCCGCAGGGGTTCCGGAGGACCGGGTTCGATTCGATGCCGTTCCCGAAGGAACACATCACGAATCGACTTGGAGTAAGTTATTTCCTGAGGCACACCGCTGGCTGCTCCAGCCCTAA
- a CDS encoding DUF6609 family protein yields the protein MFQKLGYDRTVPLQFNYKKVCGLWLAIIGSVIIASTIFGGSFYLNPFIFMIGYFIGFYISFFNARVQHRLAEGPSTPFQDRMGNIGVISLFVLMFLIAGPFFPSLDWRMIWLGTLLATGIHFFLFYYVHGKSMLVIGSMGTVIAIAGMVLESIPFFYFGIADGLAKLGVGLYLLFYSKPSRQSRAHQLSA from the coding sequence ATGTTTCAAAAACTAGGATATGATCGTACTGTTCCCTTGCAATTCAACTACAAGAAGGTCTGTGGATTATGGCTGGCCATCATCGGCTCTGTCATCATCGCATCGACAATATTTGGCGGTTCCTTTTATTTAAATCCTTTCATCTTTATGATCGGTTATTTCATCGGTTTCTATATTTCGTTTTTTAATGCGAGAGTTCAGCACAGATTAGCTGAGGGTCCCAGCACCCCTTTTCAGGATCGAATGGGAAATATCGGTGTTATCTCTTTATTCGTGCTGATGTTCTTGATCGCAGGGCCTTTTTTCCCTAGCTTGGATTGGCGGATGATCTGGCTGGGCACGCTTCTGGCAACAGGTATTCATTTCTTCCTGTTTTATTATGTCCACGGGAAGTCGATGCTTGTCATCGGTTCGATGGGCACCGTGATTGCAATAGCGGGGATGGTTCTCGAATCGATACCCTTTTTCTACTTTGGAATAGCAGATGGCCTCGCCAAGCTAGGAGTAGGACTATATCTATTATTCTATTCCAAGCCAAGCCGTCAGAGCAGGGCACATCAGCTTTCAGCATAA
- a CDS encoding IclR family transcriptional regulator, which translates to MNGLSGVINKVVQILDLLLPQGTEKEMSVTEISKALNMPIQSAHRLLSSLTEHGFVSQNEKTKRYKLGLSLMKYGFLMWDSLMLRTIARPFMEELSKRTKETVYLSVRENAEGIYIDSVDSPQVLKISEPIGLRLPLFIGASNRVILAFLKPELQKSLLDSFDWDDVPSLKPLSRAYIDQELTAIKQQGYAMTTNEATEGTTGIGVPIFSYENTVIGSLNVAGPSIRFSEESIGKYSSMARKYAALISNELGYRGRNLQ; encoded by the coding sequence GTGAACGGATTGTCTGGCGTTATTAACAAAGTAGTGCAAATCTTGGACCTGTTACTTCCTCAGGGTACCGAAAAAGAGATGAGTGTAACGGAGATCAGTAAAGCGTTGAATATGCCGATACAGAGTGCACATCGATTACTCTCCTCTCTTACTGAGCATGGTTTTGTGTCGCAAAATGAGAAAACGAAACGGTATAAACTGGGCCTGTCTCTGATGAAGTATGGCTTTCTCATGTGGGATAGTTTGATGCTGCGCACGATTGCAAGACCGTTCATGGAGGAGCTATCGAAGCGTACTAAGGAAACCGTATACTTATCCGTTCGTGAGAATGCGGAAGGGATCTACATTGATTCAGTGGACTCACCGCAAGTTCTGAAAATATCGGAACCAATAGGGCTGCGCTTGCCATTATTTATTGGAGCATCGAATAGAGTGATATTAGCCTTCCTAAAGCCTGAACTGCAGAAGTCACTGCTGGATTCGTTTGATTGGGATGACGTCCCTTCGTTGAAGCCGCTGTCCCGAGCCTATATTGATCAGGAGCTTACAGCAATTAAACAGCAAGGATATGCAATGACGACGAATGAGGCAACAGAAGGGACCACAGGAATTGGAGTCCCGATCTTTTCCTACGAGAATACAGTTATCGGGTCTTTGAATGTGGCAGGTCCTTCGATTCGTTTCAGTGAAGAGAGTATTGGTAAATATTCAAGTATGGCTCGAAAATATGCAGCCCTCATATCTAACGAGCTTGGGTATCGCGGACGTAACCTTCAATGA
- a CDS encoding LysE family translocator gives MLTSAYIAYMLLGLSLAAPIGPLNAAQLNIGIRRGFFHSWVFGLGAVLADVVYMLLVYLGVVHFLDTPFVQTFLWLFGFFVLVYTGVESLLSSGQIKESEASEREPLGRSFRSGFWMSLFNPMSILFWLGIFGSVLAQETAAKSTSQIVLLSLAIVAGILVWDVTVAATSSFFRKVLSAPLLRGISIISGLFLIGFGVHFGVQAVKVLFF, from the coding sequence ATGTTAACAAGTGCTTATATTGCCTATATGCTGCTTGGTTTGTCGCTCGCCGCTCCCATTGGCCCTCTGAATGCAGCTCAATTAAATATTGGGATTCGGCGGGGATTCTTTCACTCCTGGGTATTCGGACTCGGGGCTGTGCTGGCAGACGTGGTCTACATGCTGCTCGTGTATTTGGGTGTGGTTCATTTTCTGGATACTCCATTTGTTCAGACATTTCTATGGTTATTCGGCTTCTTTGTATTAGTCTATACCGGAGTGGAAAGTCTGCTGAGCAGCGGTCAAATCAAGGAGTCGGAAGCATCAGAGAGGGAGCCGCTGGGCAGATCATTTCGATCTGGATTTTGGATGTCCTTGTTTAATCCGATGTCCATTTTGTTTTGGCTCGGCATATTTGGCTCCGTACTCGCACAGGAAACAGCGGCCAAGAGCACTTCGCAGATTGTACTGCTCAGCCTGGCCATTGTCGCTGGGATCCTTGTGTGGGATGTTACAGTTGCTGCAACATCGAGTTTTTTTCGCAAAGTGCTGAGTGCTCCTCTGCTAAGAGGGATATCTATCATATCAGGACTATTTTTAATCGGCTTTGGTGTACATTTTGGTGTGCAAGCCGTCAAGGTTTTATTCTTCTAG